Within Gemmatimonadota bacterium, the genomic segment CCGGGCAACCAGGCTGAGAAGCAGGAAGGCGCCGATCAGCCCTCCCGCGAATCCGACGCCCTGCGGCCACTCGCGGGTCTGACTGACGGCGAAGAGCACGACGCCGGCGATAAGCACCGCGATCAGCGCGATGCGCCGCGGGTCCGTTTTCCTGCGCGACGGTGTTTCAACGGAAGAGCGCAGCGTGAGCAAAGGTGAGATATCCCTGATCGCGAGGAGGGGCAGGAGGGCGAACAGAAGCGCCATGAGCAGCCCGAGGCCCATCCCCTGGAGCAGCGGAAGCCAGGTAAACCCCACCACCAGTTCGAAGGGGACGAAGTCCTGGATCAGCGCGGGCAGTATGCCGAGTACGAGATAGCCGACGGCCGCGCCGATGGCGGATCCGATCACGCCGATGGCCACGGCCTGGATGACGTACACCGCGAAAGTGTGCCGTCCTTCGGCGCCCAGGCATCGCAGCACGGCGATGGTGCCCCGTTTTCGCCGTACGTAGGTATGGATGGCGCTGGCGACGCCCACGCTGCCGAGGATCAGGGCGATGAACCCGCTCAGGTTGAGAAACCGGTAGAGATTGCCCAGGGACCGTTCCAGGCCCGCCTGGCGGTCGCTTACGGTGTCCCAGTCCATACCGTATCGGGCCGCCGTGTCCGTGCCGTAGGTCTGCGCGAGTTCGTCCGCGTCCACCTCGTCGTCAAATCGGAACAGGGCCCGGTAGGTCACGCGGCTGCCCGGCTGGATCAGACCGGTGGACGCAAGCTCGGACATGGGAATGTAGACCCGGGGGCCGATCGCGCTCATCGCCGCGGTTTCGCCAGGTATGCTGACCAGCCGGCCTGAAATCTCGAGCGTGCTCAGCCCGACGCGGATCGAGTCGCCGACCTCCACGTCGTGCTGGATCATCAGGTTGTCGTCCACGAGGGCCGTGCCGTCGGTTCTGAACTCCCGTGCGGCGGTGGGGGGGACCGTTTCCAATGCGCCGTAGTAGGGGAACTCGCCCTCGAGCGCCCGTACATTAACCAGGCGTGATGATTCCGATCGCGGGAAGACGACCATGGAGGCGAAACTGAACTGACGCGACTGCTCGCCGCCCAGGTTCCGGAGGAAGACTTCGGCCGAATCCGAGAAGGCCGTCCGGGAGTTGATGTCGAGGTCGGCGCCGAGCAGGGCCTTGGACTCCACGTCGATCGCGGCCGCCATGCTGTCGCCCAGGGTCCGGATCGATACCAGGGCGGCGGTGCCCAGGATGATGGACGACATGTACAGGAGCAGGCGCCGCCGGTAGGTCCGGCTGTCCCGCCAGGCCATATTGAGCAGCCAGCTTGTCCGTATCGGCGTTCTGTCGGATTCGGGAGGTGCGCCCATGGCTACGCGTCGGGGGAAAGGGACAGGGAGGGGGCCGCCGGGAAACCGGTGTGCTCCGGATGGTAGTCTTCGACCATGCGGCCCCCGCTCAGCCTGATGATGCGGCGGGTCCTCCGCGCCAGGTCGAGGTTGTGGGTCACGGTGACCAGGGTCGTCCCGGATTCCTCGTTCAGTTCAAACAGCAGGCTTTCCACCGTGGCGGCCGTCTCGGCGTCGAGATTGCCCGTGGGCTCGTCCACGAAGAGGAGGGCCGGACGGTTGATGAATGCCCTGGCCATGGCGACCCGCTGCTGTTCGCCTCCGGACAGCTGGACCGGGTAGTGTGTGGTCCGGTCCGACAGTCCCACGCGGTCCAGGAGTTCCTCTGCTCGTCGGTATACCCCCTTTTCGCCGCGCAGTTCCGCCGGGACCATGACGTTCTCGAGACTGGTGAGGGTCGGGATGAGCTGGAAATTCTGGAAGACGAAGCCTACGTGCCGGTTACGGACGCGGGCCCTTTCATCTTCATCGAGATCGTCCAGCACGATGCCGTTCAGCGAAACGGATCCCGACGTCGCCCGGTCCAGGCCGGCGCAGAGGCCGAGCAGCGTCGTTTTCCCGCTGCCGGACGGTCCGATGATGGCCAGGGAGTCGCCCGGCATCAGGTCGAATTCGACATCGCGCAGAACCGTCAGCGTCCCGTTGCCGCTTGCATAGGTCTTGCACAGGCCCCGGACCGCCAGGATGGGGTGTTCGCTCATGGTGTCGCCTCTTC encodes:
- a CDS encoding ABC transporter ATP-binding protein, producing MSEHPILAVRGLCKTYASGNGTLTVLRDVEFDLMPGDSLAIIGPSGSGKTTLLGLCAGLDRATSGSVSLNGIVLDDLDEDERARVRNRHVGFVFQNFQLIPTLTSLENVMVPAELRGEKGVYRRAEELLDRVGLSDRTTHYPVQLSGGEQQRVAMARAFINRPALLFVDEPTGNLDAETAATVESLLFELNEESGTTLVTVTHNLDLARRTRRIIRLSGGRMVEDYHPEHTGFPAAPSLSLSPDA
- a CDS encoding FtsX-like permease family protein; translated protein: MGAPPESDRTPIRTSWLLNMAWRDSRTYRRRLLLYMSSIILGTAALVSIRTLGDSMAAAIDVESKALLGADLDINSRTAFSDSAEVFLRNLGGEQSRQFSFASMVVFPRSESSRLVNVRALEGEFPYYGALETVPPTAAREFRTDGTALVDDNLMIQHDVEVGDSIRVGLSTLEISGRLVSIPGETAAMSAIGPRVYIPMSELASTGLIQPGSRVTYRALFRFDDEVDADELAQTYGTDTAARYGMDWDTVSDRQAGLERSLGNLYRFLNLSGFIALILGSVGVASAIHTYVRRKRGTIAVLRCLGAEGRHTFAVYVIQAVAIGVIGSAIGAAVGYLVLGILPALIQDFVPFELVVGFTWLPLLQGMGLGLLMALLFALLPLLAIRDISPLLTLRSSVETPSRRKTDPRRIALIAVLIAGVVLFAVSQTREWPQGVGFAGGLIGAFLLLSLVARGLISLARRLVPATWPYVWRQGLANLFRPDNQTVTMVVALGLGAFLITTLYLLQFSLVGHITQVGGDRQSNLVLFDIQPGQREDILASMRRNELPVMQQTPVVSMRLAGLKGRTIAEVMSDSTERAPRWALRREYRSTYRGHLEDAETLLEGSLQPRVEAGNDSILVSMEKGIADRLKLGIGDEVVFDVQGVPVKTTVGSVRAVDWQRVQPNFFVVFPEGVLEEAPQFHVVVTRIDDPQTSARFQQETVSRFPNVSMIDLSLILGTLNDILGKVSLIVRFMALFSVFTGVIVLVGVVTNSRLQRMQESVLLKTLGGSRNQVLKIMTIEYLFLGVIGALTGVVLAFAATWILAVFVFNISYVPAFIPVLAVVGGIASITILVGMAASAGIYKQSPLEVLRAEV